A window of Ananas comosus cultivar F153 linkage group 11, ASM154086v1, whole genome shotgun sequence genomic DNA:
acaaaaagctccaaatttagaaattataaattttaacattaGTTTAACTAACTAGAAAATCCtcaattttactctcaaatcaAACTAACTAGAGACTAACCTTGATTCAAACTCTAATTCAAGATTAGTATGCTAGGGTTGAGGATTGGAACCTCCATGCCAATTCTTTTCCAATCCCTAAGCTCCACTCCAAGCCACTTCTTTTCTAATCCCCAAACTCTTCTCCAAGCCTATAGTTGTAAAAGCTTCAAGAAGGAGGAAATAGAAAAGAAGAACATGAGGGTGAGAAGAAATTGGATTAGgaaatggagaggaagaaaatgaaGGTGAAGAACAAGACTCACCTCTCTTGTGCTGGTGAAAgacgagagaaagagaggtgagaatgtatagagagagagagagttgagttggaatgctgTTAGTAACAAACGagctctgttgccacccattgttttcgatgatggagccttcaaatcgatacaatattgaacatgatctataccacttgaagcatttagaaaccaaatttcatactttttttatattgttctcttatccatcaagtggaaacaaaaatgaacgactgaatatcctttaaaaagtaatGGCAGGAGTTTTGTAATAAAgattaagagtatagatctcatttcaaatagtttaaagaattttgtaatcaaaattcaattgatttggatctctttatgccgttaaatgagaaaacgtctcatattgaccattaaCAACAAATATGTTAATAAAGAGTTCCACAAATAGCAAAACTGGAACTCCAAAGTGTGCCTCTGTTGTAAATTGGTTTTAATAAAATGTGTCAATTAACTCTGCTCTGTTTATTAGTAATACTATCTTTTCAGGGTATAAGGTTGCCAAAATCGAAATGTTTGCCTGGCTCTAGTTTAGCACATTTATTGCTGCTTGAGCATAGCCATATCTTTTGAATGGCACTATACCTCCTTCAATATTCAAAATCTGCATATAACCCTGTAATTTATATGGAAAGCCAAGTCAAATTTCAAGATTTTgttaattatatgaaacaaccgttattctctaatagcttaagctatcagagaatggtgtttttaatttgtatattcgACACTCTCCCTCACGTTTGGGCTTGAGACTTTTTTCATAGGCTCAAGACatggacttaaattaaatgaaaggGAATTAAATTATGCTAGGAGCCAGGTAGGACTCGAATTcaaaaccatagttagttaattcggattcggcaaaaattcggtacgggtataattcggataaaattcgtcttttaatttttaaattcgttgaaaaatacggctaaaaaacggattcatcaattattcggatacgtgatttatttggatattatacgtttaccaattaaaaattcgggataaaaaatttggctattaaattaaaattttttctctcaagatttatgctattagcataaatatttatatcttTTACAAATATAGGaataaatagctacaaaattaagataattaagtaaaaatttgaaaagaaatttttttttttttttttggtcttaggCGAGGTGTTTGGAaagattttttcctttttttttttgtagtttacTGTTTTGGGCCAGGCAGCCCAAGAGCGCATGCGACTGCGGGAGCGCGTGCGCGGGAGCGCAGGCAGGCGCAGACAGGCGCGGGCAGGCGTGTGCGTGATCCCTTTTTTTTCGCCGAATAATTCGGCTCACCGAATAATACGCGAACACAtatttttactcaaaaaatcccccttttttccgaattttttggaaaaaattcgaaaatagCCGTTTAATTCGGGTTTtgaaaaattcgcgaataattcgcgaataattcgcgaataattcgcgaatgaACTAACTATGTTCAAAACCTCTTGCTCTGATACAatgttaaattatgtgaaacaaccgttattctcCAATAGCTTAATTTATTAAAGAACGGTGGTTTAATTTATTCATTCAGCACTTTTGCTTTGATCAGTCCAACAGTTGAAAATTCAAGTCTTGAACctctttgtaatttttatcttcGAGATGGGTTTTTACAGCTGGGGCAGCATAGCCCCCATTTTCCGCTTTGGCTGATACATGATAGACCACTTTGTGTTTTCAGTATGGTTAATTTTATTCTACTTTACCACTTCTGCTGTGTGTGTGAACATTAAAAGAAGGGTATAAACTTTTTATCTTGAACctctttgtaatttttatcttcGGGATGGGTTTTTACAGCTGGGGCAGCGCAGCCCCATTTTTTCCGCTTTGGCTGATACATGATAGACCACTTTGTGTTTTCAGTATGgttaattttattctattttaccACTTCTGTTGTGTGTGTGAACATTAAAAGAAGGgtataaactttttaaaaatgagCAAATGGAGTGGCTTTGCTCGCGGTCATATGCCTGATTATCCTGATGCTACCTGTTTAAACAAAAGTATGTCTGGCCGGAATGGCATTGAGACAATCATTGTTGTCATGCTTGTTtgcaaattataatttgattctACCTCTAGTCAAATTATGTGGACCACGAAATGTCAAACTAACGAGCATATTGCGTGTTTCAAAGACATTATGGTTTTAGTTCAGGTAAGTTTAATTGATTGATTTTCTCTTTATGTTTCTTCTACCTTCTTTATTTGATGATCTCTGATGCTCCATCCACCTTGTGAGTACCTCAAATGTCTTTGGTTTCATTATTTCGTGAATAGTACATACAATGATAAGAAACACAATTTACTGATTAAGATTATACAATTTTGTGCTCGCCGTTGAGGAGGTTCGCTGTGATTGTTTAGAACTTTTTtctaggattttttttaattatattattatagtcCGACTTCTCAAAGAGTAGTTATCGTTATTGCTTTCATTCCATGAACTTCATATCAACTTACTGACTCACTTGcatagttgtttaactcttATAATTTGTATTTGTGCATGCAATTCCGAAGGTACTATGATGTATTCCTAAAGAGATACCAGAAGCTCGCCACGGAGAATAACTGGAATCAACCTCTACTCGGTAATGTTGATTctcaatttttgtttttcttatgtTAAATTTGCCTAAAACTATGCTGTCCCATGTCTTCATCCGCCGCCCTTCTGCTTTTCAGAAGTCAACAGAAGCTACACTACAATCTGATAACGAGGCACCGGATAAATTTCCTGATAATGTTTTGTAGTTTTATACTTCCATTACGCATCTGTGACACTTATTAATGATATAGTTACTAAGTTGTCTGATGCATGCAGATGCGCTTGCGTACTCGGTGCAAATAATGGAGGAGGGCGTGATCCCCGTCACCCCCTGCGATGTTCCTATCGATGCTCTCGTATCTGCCACCGGCGTAATTCCTATCAGTCCTTCTGCCTTGGAGAAGAtgtgattctctctctctctctctttgtctctctctGCCCCCGTCTAAGTCCCCTATTTATGACTGTTTTACTCGACAGATTCACCATGTACGCTAAACTTGACATCAAAGTATCCTTCTGTCGGCTTAACATTCAGTTGATAGCCAACTATACAAGATCTAACTGTATCAATTACAACTTCCAGTTCTTTCGTCTCGATTTTGGTTTACTTGTACTTTTTGTTAGTGATGATCTTTCTGTAGTGCTCTAATGTCGCACTCCGAATGCTAAATGTacaatttgtaataattttacGCCTGTCTTGAACCTTTGAATTTTTGCAATTGAATATCTGACGTCCATCAATCTGCTGACGCAAATCGCCACATGAAAGAGCCAGTTATGTCTGCCATGTTAGCACTAAATTTTGCTGCAGGGTAATGCTGTTGAATACTAAACCAAACTTGCCCTAATCCTAAATTCACATGTCAAACTTATATTAGGATCTAAACTTGAACTTAAgaaattaacattttaattttagattcataattcaaatttaaatataaaataataatttaaaagtaaataataattaatatttgaatttaaataattatttgtgaaaaaatgttttttttgaaaattcctTTCAGAATCAAAGTTATTCCCACCGTCGTGGGAGGAATCAATTGGGAGGGATTCGTTTTCCATCGGAATAAATATTGGAAGgctaaaataggaaaaaaaaaattataaatattcaaattttccactctctttgatttttaaaagtatatattttatcacgtcaaaattttaaattgatacatttagCTTCCGTTcatttcatattaatttatatcaaaatatctttaaaaataacagaaatatattaaaaaaaattatggaacaAGTAAATACTATTTAGTCACTTTGTTCTCTCCATTAACGTCATAACtctttgaatatatttttaaaatattaagtgGACAATATAAAAATCTTTAAAAGtcgaaaaaagagtaaaaagttagatatttatgaaaaaattttCTGCATTAGAGTCCAATTGGAACGAGAATCACTCAAATCAAATaccaacaataaaaattaattattttatcctACTCTTTTGTCATCAGATTCTGAGTTCAAATACTACACACACACCCACCCCATAAAAAAAACACCCCAGCAAAAGACAATATTGTAACGTACCATTTTCACTATCGCATCGTCGCCTATCATGGTACTGTGGTGAAAGATCACAAGTATGTGAGGTTGCAGGTATGTAGACAAATAGGAACAGCTATTCCTGGggtttcttttacatttagacccctgacaaatttttattttaaaattagccctgtcaaaatttaatttgcaaaaatggtcctgggcctgccacgcaggcgccacgtcagcgccacgtgggcagggacaaacacggtgaatggttcaccgtgtttagtacgtattttttgtatattgaaaagaggaatagggagtagggatgtcaatatgtatggatatccgaaatattatctgaatccaaagtccaaacccgaataaattatatttatatatatatNatatatatatatatatatatatatatatatatatatatatatatatatatatatacataatttatttttatttatttatacaatatataaaatatttaataatttttatttcatagatcttcatccaacggtatagatttttaaaacccgctgggttcaggttcgggtttcgagtttttggtcggatatggatatgggtatgaatttttaaaatccgtcgggttcggttccgggtttgaattttaatttgattttcgggttcgggtacggatttttgaaaaagagaagaaaaggaatacaaatttcctattcctcttttcaatatacaaaaaatacgtattaaacacggtgaaccattcaccgtgtttagacacggtgaatggttcaccatgtttaACTTTACTACCGCCCCCAGCCCTACtcgcgtggtgctgacgtggcgcctgcgtcgCAGGTCtatggccatttttgcaaattaaattttgacagggctatttttaaaataaaaatttgctaaggggctaaatgcaaaaaaagcccgctATTCCTGCTGTCTCCTTTGGAATCATTGGTGTGCAATAAATTCCTACTGTAATTACCATTTTACCGTTTGGCTtaggttttgaaaaaaaaagttctgcAGTAGAGTTAATTTTGATTTAGAGAACTCATTTTGATTAAAATCTATCAAGCGTttgattgaatttaaataaaagtaatttttctgaagtgatttcgTAAAACTGtttggtaaaatatttttaatatttacaaataataattttttactaaattttattttaaaataatttaaattttgaatttagatttaaattttagatttaaaaattttaaatttgccaaaaatttaaaaaattttgatattttaattaaaaatataagtttgaaatttaaaatttttaaatttaaaatttgaattcttaa
This region includes:
- the LOC109717290 gene encoding uncharacterized protein LOC109717290 isoform X4, with the protein product MLLPAASLRKLHEASFSGSREGFGICHFGAIRYYDVFLKRYQKLATENNWNQPLLDALAYSVQIMEEGVIPVTPCDVPIDALVSATGVIPISPSALEKIFTMYAKLDIKVSFCRLNIQLIANYTRSNCINYNFQFFRLDFGLLVLFVSDDLSVVL